A genomic region of Planktothrix serta PCC 8927 contains the following coding sequences:
- a CDS encoding thiol-disulfide oxidoreductase DCC family protein: MNPTLESSNPSLITSTPWKIKLLYDGQCPLCLREVNFLQKRDAGRGLIAFVNISDINYRPEDHSGISFEAAMGRIHALLPDGTIIQNLEVFYQIYQVLGLGWIYAPTRWPLIGPMMNALYKIWANWRLTLTGRPNLATLVQQRHKSLTSETPSECRCQR, from the coding sequence ATGAATCCTACCTTAGAAAGCTCGAACCCATCTTTAATCACATCAACTCCCTGGAAAATTAAACTGCTTTATGATGGTCAGTGCCCGTTATGTTTACGAGAGGTGAATTTTTTACAAAAACGAGACGCGGGACGAGGATTAATTGCCTTTGTTAATATTAGTGATATTAATTATCGTCCTGAAGATCATAGCGGGATTTCCTTTGAAGCTGCAATGGGACGAATTCATGCGTTACTTCCCGATGGCACAATCATCCAAAATTTAGAGGTATTTTATCAAATTTATCAAGTTCTGGGACTCGGTTGGATTTATGCACCCACTCGCTGGCCATTAATTGGCCCCATGATGAATGCACTCTATAAAATTTGGGCCAATTGGCGACTCACGCTAACGGGACGGCCTAATTTAGCTACATTAGTCCAACAACGTCACAAATCTTTAACGTCTGAAACTCCCTCAGAATGCCGTTGTCAGCGTTAA
- the serS gene encoding serine--tRNA ligase: MLDIKLIRENPAVVQERLNLRGEYDLQPILTLDEQRRQLEQERIVLQTRSNDIGKLVGEKIKSGCDPKGEEIKVLRAEGQQLKIQLSELEPKEKEIDVQITQLLLPIPNLPSESTPVGKDERENVEIRRWGDEYIPQNPNILHHADIGEKLNLLEFKQAVKVAQARFVALKGAGAALERALIQFMLDRHTKNGYIEVMPPLLVNSTSLTATGQLPKFAEESFKCDSDDLWLIPTSEVSVMNLYRDDILDAEQLPIHHCSYTPCFRREAGSYGKDTRGLIRLHQFNKVEMVKLVHPDTSEAEHEKLVQDAEGVLQALKLPYRVIELCTGDLGFSAAKCYDIEVWLPSAGTYREISSCSNVKDFQARRANIRFKEAGKKGTQYIHALNGSGLAVGRTMAAILENYQQPDETIRIPDVLQPYLRREIL, from the coding sequence GTGTTAGATATTAAATTAATTCGGGAAAATCCAGCCGTAGTCCAAGAACGCCTAAATTTACGAGGCGAGTATGATTTGCAACCGATTTTAACCTTAGATGAACAACGCCGCCAACTGGAACAGGAACGCATTGTATTACAAACCCGGAGTAATGATATTGGTAAATTAGTTGGGGAGAAAATTAAATCGGGATGTGACCCTAAAGGGGAAGAAATTAAAGTCTTAAGAGCAGAAGGTCAACAACTCAAAATCCAGTTGAGTGAATTGGAGCCGAAAGAGAAAGAAATTGATGTTCAAATCACTCAATTATTATTACCCATTCCGAATTTACCTAGTGAATCAACTCCTGTGGGAAAAGATGAACGGGAGAATGTAGAAATTAGACGCTGGGGAGATGAATATATTCCCCAAAATCCCAATATTTTGCATCATGCGGATATTGGAGAAAAACTTAACTTATTAGAATTTAAACAGGCGGTTAAAGTCGCTCAAGCGCGATTTGTGGCGTTAAAAGGTGCAGGTGCTGCTTTAGAACGAGCGTTAATTCAATTTATGTTAGACCGTCATACAAAAAACGGTTATATTGAAGTAATGCCTCCGTTATTAGTTAATAGTACCTCCTTAACAGCAACAGGTCAACTACCGAAATTTGCCGAAGAAAGTTTTAAATGTGACTCTGATGATTTATGGTTAATTCCGACCTCTGAAGTATCGGTGATGAATTTGTATCGAGATGATATTTTAGACGCGGAACAATTACCCATTCATCATTGTTCCTATACCCCCTGTTTTCGTCGAGAAGCGGGAAGTTATGGGAAAGATACTAGAGGGTTAATTCGGTTACACCAATTTAATAAAGTGGAAATGGTGAAACTGGTTCATCCTGATACTTCAGAAGCCGAACATGAGAAATTAGTACAGGATGCCGAAGGAGTTTTACAAGCGTTAAAATTACCCTATCGGGTGATAGAATTATGTACAGGAGATTTAGGATTTTCGGCTGCCAAATGTTATGATATTGAGGTGTGGTTGCCCTCAGCCGGAACCTATCGAGAGATTTCTAGCTGTTCCAATGTTAAGGATTTTCAAGCTCGACGAGCCAATATTCGCTTTAAAGAAGCGGGTAAAAAAGGGACACAATATATTCATGCGTTAAATGGTTCTGGGTTAGCCGTGGGTCGAACGATGGCCGCGATTTTAGAAAATTATCAACAACCCGATGAAACCATCCGTATTCCTGACGTTTTACAACCCTATTTAAGACGAGAAATCCTCTAA